GGCGGAACGCGTGTTCTGTCGACGCTTCGTTCGGGCCGCCAGTGTAGAGCAAGTGGCGCGCGCTTGCCGGTCTGCCTGCGACGGCATCAGACGGCAGCCCGTTACGCGGTGTTACGCGGACTGGCCGGCAAGTCGCTTTCTTCAATCGATACAAACCATGGATGATCTGATCGCTCGCCTATTTCACCTGCAACCTTCGCTGATCGTGTCGCTCACGCATGACGTGATGCATGCGGGCGTGGCGATCCTGATACTGGTCGTCGGCTGGTGGCTCTCCAACCGGATCGGTGCCTTGCTGTCGAAAGCAATGTCGCGCACGCGTGCGGATCCGACGCTCGCGCCGATGATCAACGCAATCGGGACCTGGACAATACGCGTGCTCGTGCTGTTCGCCGCGCTCAGCGAGGTCGGCGTCGCAACGGCGAGCGTGCTGGCCGTGCTCGGCGCGGCCGGTCTCGCGATTGGTCTTGCACTGCAAGGCACGCTGCAGAATATTGCCGCCGGCATTATGTTGCTGATGCTGCGGCCGTTTCGTGCAGGCGACGTGATCGAAGGCTCGGGTGCGACGGCGGGTATCGTGCGCGAAGTGGGGCTCTTCACGACGCGTATCGAACGCAGCGACGGCAATGCCGTCTTCGTGCCGAACAGCCAGATCTGGAGCAATCCCGTGATCAACTACAGCAGCGGCGGCACGCAGCGCGTGGAAGTGGAAGTCGCGATCCAGCAGCGCCAGGACGTCGCATGCGCGATCGATGCGCTGAAGAAGATGGTCGCCGGCGATCCGCGCGTGCTTGGCGGCAATACGCTCGCGCCCGTGGTCACAGCCGCCGATTATCAGCGCGGCGGCGGTGCAGCGGTACGGCTCGCGGTCTGGGTGAGCGGAGCGGACGCGCAGCTCGCCGCCGATGACATGCGTGAACACGCGCGAACCGTCCTCGAAGAAGCCGGCTGCAAAACGGCGGAAGCGCCGCGTGCGGGGACGGCGGAGCGCACGTCGGTGACACAGCACGCCTGACGGTTTTTCCGCGATGCAATGCCGGATCGCGCATGTGCACTGGACTGAGTTCCAGTTCATGCGTTGCAGTGCATTGCACTGGAGTTCACGCACCACGGTTCACCCACGGCCTCGTTTCGATTCCTCCCACGCGCTCGCGACCGTGCATTTCCGCACCGGCATGTTGCAAAGCGGCAATTGTCGTAGGTAAAAACCCTAGTATTGAGATAGAATACGGGCTTACCGGAAGAGATTGCCATGTTGCCCCGTTTTCAGATTTTTGAAAAAATTGCCTTTTCGCTGGTCGTGATGTCTGCCGTGATGTGCTCCGGCTACATTGCGTGGGAAACGTCGCCCGATTTCCAGGACGCCGTGCACGCCAGTGCCGCCGCCGTGCGCTGGAGCGGCGACTACTCGTTCATCTGCGCGTCGACGGCGACCAACGCCTGCGACCAGCTGCCGATCGACTGACTCCTCGAAGCAGAAGACCACAAGACGCTGGCGCGCCTCGAAGCGCAGGCCAGCGCGCAGCGTCGCGTAATTTTCACTCCTTCCGTCGGCGTTTTTTTCAAAGCGCCGGCCGGCCATCCCGCGTAAGCCTCGTCCCGTCTCGAACATGCATTTGGAATGCCGCTTGCTTACTGTGAGCGGCTGGACTTCGTCCGTCGTTACGACATGAAGTCCGGTTCATTCGAAAACCGTCGTCGCCAGCCCGTCGATCATCCATGGTCGGCCTCCACGGTCTAGAACAATTCCGACGCATGCACTGAGGAGCCGCACCATGACACCCGCTACCCTTTACGAAATGCAGATTCTGCAGACGGACATGCGCATGCTCATCGCTATCGACGACGCGGCGATCGAACTCTTTCCCGGCGCGGCAGCCAGCAGCGGATTGGCGGGCAAACCGTACGCGGTCTTGCACACCGATTCGCTCGCCACGCTGAGCGGCTGGCGCGAAGTCATGCAGGCAGGCGGGCGCCCGCATCGCCTCGTGAACAACGTCTACGGTTACCGTCAGGAAGTGAACAACCCGGACTGGTGACGCATCGCGGCCGCGCGCGCGACCTCATGCCTACGAGGGCCCACGAGGCACACCGCGCGCGATTCCCTCATTCCCACCGCTGAACGCGGCGCATGCTGACGATCCTGCTCACCGCCGTCGTCACGCTCGTCGTCGTGCTTGTGATCGCCAATCTGTCGACGGGCGAGAAGAAGATCGAGCACAAGATCGAGCGACTGTACGGCAGCGACGATCCGCAATTCATTCGCTCGATGGGGCTGCTGCTCGGGCCCCCCGTCTCGTCCGGCAACTGCTTCGAAGTGCTCGTCAACGGCGACGAGATTTTTCCGTCGATGCTTGAAGGCATCGCGAGCGCGCGTAAAACCATTACGTTCGAAACGTTCATCTACTGGTCGGGCGCGATCGGCGAGCAGATCGCCCACGCGCTGACGGAGAAAGCGCAAGCAGGCATTTCAGTGCATGTGCTGCTCGACTGGGTCGGTTCGCAGAAGATGGACCGGCGCTATCTGGACATGCTCAAAAATGCAGGCGCCGAAGTCATCCAGTACCACAAGCCGCACTGGACAGGTCTCGGCCGCATGAACGACCGCACGCACCGCAAGCTGCTCGTGATCGACGGACGCATCGGCTTTACGGGCGGCGTCGGTATTGCGCAGGAGTGGACGGGTCATGCACAGGACGACAAGCACTGGCGCGACACGCATTTTCGTGTGACGGGCCCTGTGGTCGGGCATATGCAAGCGGTCTTCATGGACAACTGGATCAAGGCAACCGGCAATGTATTGCATGGTCCCGACTACTTTCCTGAATCCGATGAAGCAGGCGACGGCCTCGCGCACATGTTCAGCAGTTCACCCTCCGGCGGCAGCGACGACATGCAGTTGATGTATCTGATGGCGATCACTGCGGCGACGCGTTCGATCCATCTCGCCAGTGCCTATTTCGTGCCGGACAGGCTGACGATCAATGCGATCGTCGAAGCAGCGAAGCGCGGCGTCGACGTGAAGATACTGACGCCCGGACGGCACATCGACACGCATACCGTGCGCGAGGCATCGCGTGCATGCTGGGGAAGCTTGCTCGAGGCGGGCGTGCAGATGTTCGAGTATCAGCCGACGATGTTTCACGTCAAGCTGCTCGTCGTCGACGAATATCTCGTGTCGGTCGGCTCGACGAATTTCGACATGCGCTCGTTCAAGCTCAACGACGAAGCGAACCTCAATATCTACGACGCGGCGTTCGCGCGCCGTCAGACGCAGATTTTTGCCGACGACCTCGCGAAGTCGAAGCGCGTGACGCTCGAAGACTGGAATGCACGCCCATGGACAGCGAAGCTGATCGATCGCGCGGTTGCGCTGCTCGATCCGCAGCTTTAACGGGAAGGTGCAAGGGCGCCGACATGACGCCCGTTGAATCATTGCATGGAACGCGACATGTGCATGGGTGGCGCACGCTCGGGCGGATCGCCGGCGGGTGGCTCCTGATCGGGTAACGAATCCGGTTCACGCTCGGGAACGGGAGGCGAATCGGGGCCCGGGTCCGGATCGTCCGGACTCGGCGCGGGATCGGGATCGACCTCGGGCGGCGTCGGCGTGTGCAGGCGCGGCCCGATGCGAAACGGCGGGAAGGGAAGAACAGGAAACGCAGTCTGGTTCATCGTGTGGATCTCTCGAGTGCAGTTCGACACATCGATGGAATCCCGCAATGCATGTGCCATCGCTCGGCGGCATCAATATGCACGGTGCTTCAGCGTGCAAGAAACTGCGTCGACCTAGAATCGTTCGATCATCCCGACCTGCACGCCGCGCACGGGCGCGCCGGGATACGCGACGGGAAGCCCCGTTACGTTCACGCCGCGCAGCGTGAAGGTGGCCTGTCCGCGGTTTTCGAGGTCAGCGGCGCTGAGATAGAGCAACAGCGCCTTCGATACCTGGTAGTCGAACGCGATGCTGAACTGATCCGCGTTGTTGTCGCCGCCGCTGCGGTCGCGCGCATGCGCGTAGCCGACGGACGCGCTCGCCTGCGGCGTGATCTGCCACAGCGCGGACACCGAGAGCCCGTCGTCGTGATAACGCGGCGTCCCGCCGTCGCCATTGAAGTACGCGACGAAGCCCGTGAGCGCGCCCCATTGATACGAAGCGCCCGCGAAGTTCGCGCGCAACGCGCCGTCGCCGTGTGTCTGCTGATGCGCGTACAGCAGCTTCATGCCGCCGAGCGCCCACACGGCCGTCACGTAGTAGCCGCCGATGCCGTTGCCATCGCCGGGATCGCGCAGCGCGTACATGCCCGTTACCGTCAAGCCGGCGATGGTCGGCGACAGATACGCAAACGCGTTGTCCGTATAGGGCGTGATCTTCGACAGGTTGTTCAGGCCCGAGGCGATTGTGCCCGCGCCGAATGCATCGAGTTGCCCTTTGAACGGAATGTAGATGGGCGAGTACTGCCGGCCGACGCGCAATTCGCCCCACGCGCCATGTGCGCCGATCCACGCCTGCCGGTTGAAGATACTGCCCGGCACCGAGAACTCGCCGGTCGCCGAATCGAAGCCGTTTTCGAGCGTGAAGACGAGACTGTTGCCGTCGCCGAGCGGCTCGCTGCCATGCAGGCCGAAGCGCGTGCCGCGATAGGCGCCCGAGTCCATGCGCGCGACATAGCCGCTGCCGGGATTCGTCACTTCGATGCTGGTGTCGATCAATCCATAGAGCGTGACCGAGCCTTGCGCGAAAGCGGGCGGTGCAACGCCGGGTGCAAAGGCCAATGCGAGCAGAAGGGACCAAGCCGCGCGCCGCTGCGGAGCGCGATGAAAGGACAGGAAGCACAGCCGGCAAAACGCGATCGACGTTGGCATCGGGCAGGCAAGGGCAGTGAAATGGAAAGGGCACAGCGGGGCATAGCGCCGTTCGCGACCATGCCCGTGAAGACAACAGCGAATACTAACCGAACATCCCCGGTGCGCAGCGCGCGTTCGACCACCTGCGTGCTACATGTTCGTGTAAGAACTGCACCATCCGCCGCCCGCTACCTGTTTCGTACCGAACAGCGTGCAGCCACCCCAGGCATCCGTCGGATTGCCCTGAAAGAGCGAGCAGTTGTTGCAGGTTTGCCCGGCGGCGTAGTTGGGAAAGCGCGCCTTGTCGACTTTCGCCGCGACGCTCACATAGCCGACGGCCTGCGCGGCCGGGTCGCTTTCGCTGAGCTTCTCGTCGGCGCGCGCATCGCTGGCGATGAGCACTGTGCACATTCCGACGGCGGAGCCGAGCCCCGCTACGATGAACTCACGCCGTGTTGTTGTCATGATTGGTCTCTTGCGGGCGAGGTGGGGTCATTGAGGGGGCAACTGAGGTGACGGACGGTATCGGCCGTCTGTGATTGATCGCGACGAACACAGCCATCAGCAGCACGAACGCGAGCACGAGCAGACTCGCGTTGATCAGCACACGCGTGTAGCCGAGTTCGCCTACGTCGATGAAAGGATAGGGATAGAAGTCCGACATGGCGCCGCGCATCATCGTCAGCGCGAGATAACCCAGCGGATAAGCGAGCCACCACAACAGATGGCGCAACCTCAGGTGAAAGCGCGGCACGAACAGCAGCCAGTACAGCGCGACGAGCAGCGGGACGAGCGTATGCAGGCTTTCGTTGAGCAGCATGCGCCAGCCCGACGGCGTCCACAGATGCCGCAGCAGCAGGTTGTACGCGAAGCCGACGAACACGATGTAGCACGTCACGGCCGTGACGACAGTCGGTTGCCGGAAGAAGCGCACGAAGGGCGTAGTGCTGCGCCCGAAGAAACCGACGCACGTGAAGCACAGCGCGCACGTAAAGATGGTCAGATTGGTCAGGTAGCTCGTGAGCCGCTCGATGCCGTCGATCACACCGTAGCCGCGCGACAGCATCCGGTGCACGGTGACGTCCGTCTGCGCGGCGAATGCGAGCCACGCAATCAGCGCAATCGATATGGCCAGCGCGACGGATGCGATGCTCGGCGTGCGCAGCGGCAATTCGGGCTCGATGGCTGTAAGCGGTGACGAGCCAGGTGACACAGCGCGCGACGCGGCGGAGGAAGCAGGCTTCTTCATGCATCGATTCTATACGCGTGAAGCACTGCGTGCAGGCGCTGCCCAGGCATCGCGTCTGCACCAAAAAAGAAGCCGGCCCGCAGATGGCCGGGCCGGCCCGTTACAACGTCCGTCAGGGACGCAGGAACTTAGTGCGCGCGATCAGTGGCCGTGACCGTCGTGGTCGTGACCATGATCGTCGTCATCGTCGCGGCCGCAGACGTCGTCGTGATCGTGATCGCGGCCGTTCTTCGACACGCCCGGCAGACGCTGCGCGACATAGTCGGGCAGATCGGCGGCGTCGATCGCGAACACGAAGAACTGGTTCGGATTGGCGATGCCCGCGGGATGGTTCGTGTCGGTGACAGTCCCGATGAAGTCGTTGTCGTTCGCGACATACAGCGTGTGCTTCTTCACGCCGTGCACGGTGACGTCCGGACCGAACGCGATGCCTTCGATCTTCGCGGGGATGTCGTTCGCGTTGTAGCCGGCGCCCGTCAATGCAGCGACGATATCGAGGAACAGCGTCTTCTTCACAGCATACGGTGCGAGACCTTTTTCGCCGCTTGCCTGGCTCACGTCCTGCGCACCCGTCAGGTCGATGCGGTTGATCTGCTTGAACACTGCCGTCGAATCGTCGCCGAGCCCCTTGCCGTCGCGCTCGTCGACAAGCAGTTCGTGATCGTTGATGGCGAGCACGTCGCTGATCGTCGGGTACTTCGGCTTCGATGCCGATCCGATGTTCGTCAGCGGATACGCGTATTGCGTCGTACGGCCCGTGCGAATGTCGATCTTAACGATGCGCGTGTACTGCGCGTTCGTGCCGCCGTCCTGGATCAGCGGGCTTTGCATCGCGCCGAACAGCGTCGTGCCGTCGGGCGAAATCGCGAGGCCTTCCATGCCCTTGTTCGCGACGCGGCCCGACGTGTTCACGCTGATCTCGGTGTCGCCAACGGGCGCGAGCGTCGAGACGGCGAACGTGTCGGGCAGCTTGTACGTCGCGATGCGGCGGCCGCTCTTGCGGTCGAAGCGGTACACGTACGGGCCGTATTCGTCGGAGATGAACACGCTGTCGCCGTCGTTCGCGATGCGGATGCTTTCGGGATCGAAGCGGGCGTCGAGCGGATAGGTCGACAGATGCGTCGGATCGAAATTGTCCGAGCGGCCCGTGAAGTAATTCGTGTGATTCTCGCGGTTGAGCTTCGGCGCGCCGTTGGGCACGTTATACGCGGAGCCCGCGCCGTACACGAGGCGATCGGACGTATGCAGCAGCGTCGTATCGATCAGCTTCGGCGCTAGCGTGAACGGCAGCGCCGAGCCTTTCGGCGCATCCTTCAGATGCAGACGCAGCGTCTGGAAGCGGTTGATGTACGAAGCCGTATCGTCGATCGACTTGTTGTACGAAATCGCATTCGGGCCACGGTCGGGCACGGCGAGGAACGTATGGCAGCCCGCATAGCCGATACCCGAACCGAGGCCGCCGAGCAGATTGCCGGGCGCACCGTTTTCGAGCGGGGCCGCCGTTTCTTTCGACTTGTCGAGCAGATTGCCGTCGAGCTTGCCGATCGCGATCAGTTCGACAGTGGCGTGGGCGGCGGGAGCCGCGGCGAGTGCCGCAAGCGAGGCGACGGCACCGAGCATGGTGCGGGTGAAAAGCGATGAGCGCAGCACGGAAGTGGTCCTTGAAAGGAGCAACGCGATGAGGGCGGCGCCGGGCGCGCACGGCAGAAGCAGGAAAGCGGCAAGCGACCGGACGCAGGGTTTCTTACTGGGTTTCTTACTTTTTATTTCCGGGCACCGATATTCCGTGACGTGTATGTCGGAAGTGTGACGGAGCGCTTTCGAACCGTGCCATGTGTGCGCAATCGCACATTCAGATGAGCGGACGTCATCGATGCACGCGCACTCATATCGATGCCGCATGAACGGCATCGCGCGTTATGACTGCACGCTCAGTTCCGCCCGCCGATTTCAGGCGCGATGGCTGCATGATTCAGCAGCGCGACGAGCGACATGCCGCCCACCACGTTGCCCGCGAGCGTCGGCAGCAGGAAGCGGTTGAAGTAGTCGGCGAGCGACGCGTCGCCTGCCAGCACCGCGTAGGCGACTTCCGTCGATCCCGCGATGATGTGCGACAGCTTCGCGACGGCGACCACCCATGTGATCAGCACGACGGTCAAAAGCCGCGCGGAGCGCGCGCTCGGCAGCAGCCACACCATCAGCGCGATCAGCCATCCGCCGAATACTGCGCGCATGAAAGTGGGGAACGTTTCGACGGGACCGATCGCGCCGCGCGCGGTTTCGTCGAGTGCATCGACCACGTCCGCTTCGAACACGCCCGGCAGGCGCAGCATCGCCGCGAACAGCCACGAACTGATCACGTTGCAGACGAGCACGACGATCCATAAACGCAGTGCCTTCAGAAAACAGTCCAGTTCGCGCCGGGTCAAAACGGGAAGCACCACCGTCAACGTGCTTTCGCTGAAGAGCTGCTGCCGTCCCATGATGACGAGCACGAAGCCCGTCGTGTAGCCGAAGCTCGACACGAGATGCCGCCATGACGTATCGGGAAGACCGGCCTGCAGCACGGCCGTCGTGAGAAACGAAAATCCCATCGACAGTCCCGCTGCGAGCGACGACCACACGAGCGCAATCACCGTACGTTCGAGCGCGGCTTCGCCTTCCTCGCGCACGATCTCGTGCAGCATCAACGCGTGCGGCGCCGTGTGTTGTGCCGCCTGGTCCTTTTCGCCTTCGTCGAGGTGCGGCGATTCCGCGCCTGCTTTTTCCGGGCGATCATCGGAAGCGGCACGATCGGTCGAATCGCGTTGCTGTTCCCGATGGGTAGTGTCTTTCGTCATGGTGGCGCTCGCTCATGCGCGGTTCACAGGCGCATCGCGTAGCGTTTTGCAAAAACGATGCCCGGAATCGAGTGCAAATCGAGTGCATTCAGGCGGACATGTCGTCGCTTTTCGTCGGACCAGGCTGTTTAGATGAACCGTTAGCGCCGTGCTACGATGAACGCGAACCCCGCAAACCGAAACCCGACGCGACATGGCAACCCTTTACGCGAAGCTTGGCGTGTCTCAAGACGCCACCTGGGAAGAGATCAAACGGGCGTACCGGAAGGCCGCGATGAAGTGGCACCCGGACCGCAACGTCGGACAGGAAGACGCCGCGCGTGCCGCCTTCCAGGAGATCAAGGACGCGTACGCGATTCTCTCCGACGAGAATCAGCGCAAGGTGTACGACGCCGTCTACGCGCAGGAAATGCGCCGCTGGGAAGCGCTACGGAAGCGTCAGCAGGAAGTGGAGGCGGCGCGCACACGCAAGGCGAAGGCCGAAGCGGAGGCGAAGTACACGCAGATGGTGGGCGTCGCGATGCGCTACGCAGACGAAGGCCACAACCGCGACGTGCTGTTCGGCGTGCTGCTCGGGCGCGAATGCGACGCCGACATGGCGCAGCGCATCGCCGATAGCGTGTGGGCCTTGCAGCAGGCACGGCGCGCGTCGCAGGCGAGCGAGCCGGGTGAAGCGGCTGATGTCGATGTTGCCGCATCGTCCGAAGCCGCCGATCAAGCGTCGCCTGCGCAATCCCAAACGACAGCGGCGAAGCAGGACAAGCCTTCACACGATGCGCGCGCGGCGGGTCTGTTCGATTCGCTGTGGCAGGGCTTCTTCGGCGTTCGTTCGTAGCGCGCCTATCGCACTTGCCGACACCACATTTTCGCTCCACGTCGCGCGCCATTTGCATGCGCGCGACGGACTTACGCATGGACATGTTTCGATGAAAGACGCTTTTGAACGACGCGCGCTGCTGCTGCATCTCGGCGACGCGCTGCAGGCCATCGACGCGGCGCTCGCCGCTGACACACCTCGCCACACCTTGCAGGATCTGTTGAACGCGCAGACGGATCTGGCCGCACGGACGTGGCTCGCAGCCGTATCGCCCGATATGAAGGCATCCGACTTCGCGAAGCGCATGAGCGCCGCGTTTGCCGCATGGCCTGCGTTGCTGCTGGAAGAGCAGGTCGACTACACACGCCTCGCATTGACGGTGCGTGACCATCTGTTCGCGGACGATCCCGCGGGCTGGCGCCGCTATGTCGATGCGATCAGGAGCGAGGTCGAATGGTTCGGCGAAGCGTTGCCTTCCGCCGATGCCGTCGATACTGCCGCCTACGCGCAGGCATCGGATGAAGCGGAGCCGCTCACGAACGACAGCACCGATATCGAGCGTGCCGAAGAACCCGGCGATCGACCGCGCGAAAACGTCGAAAGCAATGGAGGCTTGTATCCGGCATGGCCGTGGAAGCCGGGCGTGTGACGAAATGCAATCGCCTCGCGTCACCGGTTGCGCTCCGGCTGCCGCGAGGCGATCAGAGGTCACGCGTATCAATACGCGTGTTCAAACGAGCCAATCAATAGCCCCAGCGTTCGCGTTGACGCTCGCGCCACATATGTTCACGCC
This genomic interval from Paraburkholderia sabiae contains the following:
- a CDS encoding Pr6Pr family membrane protein is translated as MKKPASSAASRAVSPGSSPLTAIEPELPLRTPSIASVALAISIALIAWLAFAAQTDVTVHRMLSRGYGVIDGIERLTSYLTNLTIFTCALCFTCVGFFGRSTTPFVRFFRQPTVVTAVTCYIVFVGFAYNLLLRHLWTPSGWRMLLNESLHTLVPLLVALYWLLFVPRFHLRLRHLLWWLAYPLGYLALTMMRGAMSDFYPYPFIDVGELGYTRVLINASLLVLAFVLLMAVFVAINHRRPIPSVTSVAPSMTPPRPQETNHDNNTA
- a CDS encoding porin gives rise to the protein MPTSIAFCRLCFLSFHRAPQRRAAWSLLLALAFAPGVAPPAFAQGSVTLYGLIDTSIEVTNPGSGYVARMDSGAYRGTRFGLHGSEPLGDGNSLVFTLENGFDSATGEFSVPGSIFNRQAWIGAHGAWGELRVGRQYSPIYIPFKGQLDAFGAGTIASGLNNLSKITPYTDNAFAYLSPTIAGLTVTGMYALRDPGDGNGIGGYYVTAVWALGGMKLLYAHQQTHGDGALRANFAGASYQWGALTGFVAYFNGDGGTPRYHDDGLSVSALWQITPQASASVGYAHARDRSGGDNNADQFSIAFDYQVSKALLLYLSAADLENRGQATFTLRGVNVTGLPVAYPGAPVRGVQVGMIERF
- a CDS encoding high-potential iron-sulfur protein, which translates into the protein MTTTRREFIVAGLGSAVGMCTVLIASDARADEKLSESDPAAQAVGYVSVAAKVDKARFPNYAAGQTCNNCSLFQGNPTDAWGGCTLFGTKQVAGGGWCSSYTNM
- the cls gene encoding cardiolipin synthase codes for the protein MLTILLTAVVTLVVVLVIANLSTGEKKIEHKIERLYGSDDPQFIRSMGLLLGPPVSSGNCFEVLVNGDEIFPSMLEGIASARKTITFETFIYWSGAIGEQIAHALTEKAQAGISVHVLLDWVGSQKMDRRYLDMLKNAGAEVIQYHKPHWTGLGRMNDRTHRKLLVIDGRIGFTGGVGIAQEWTGHAQDDKHWRDTHFRVTGPVVGHMQAVFMDNWIKATGNVLHGPDYFPESDEAGDGLAHMFSSSPSGGSDDMQLMYLMAITAATRSIHLASAYFVPDRLTINAIVEAAKRGVDVKILTPGRHIDTHTVREASRACWGSLLEAGVQMFEYQPTMFHVKLLVVDEYLVSVGSTNFDMRSFKLNDEANLNIYDAAFARRQTQIFADDLAKSKRVTLEDWNARPWTAKLIDRAVALLDPQL
- a CDS encoding J domain-containing protein → MATLYAKLGVSQDATWEEIKRAYRKAAMKWHPDRNVGQEDAARAAFQEIKDAYAILSDENQRKVYDAVYAQEMRRWEALRKRQQEVEAARTRKAKAEAEAKYTQMVGVAMRYADEGHNRDVLFGVLLGRECDADMAQRIADSVWALQQARRASQASEPGEAADVDVAASSEAADQASPAQSQTTAAKQDKPSHDARAAGLFDSLWQGFFGVRS
- a CDS encoding mechanosensitive ion channel family protein, which translates into the protein MDDLIARLFHLQPSLIVSLTHDVMHAGVAILILVVGWWLSNRIGALLSKAMSRTRADPTLAPMINAIGTWTIRVLVLFAALSEVGVATASVLAVLGAAGLAIGLALQGTLQNIAAGIMLLMLRPFRAGDVIEGSGATAGIVREVGLFTTRIERSDGNAVFVPNSQIWSNPVINYSSGGTQRVEVEVAIQQRQDVACAIDALKKMVAGDPRVLGGNTLAPVVTAADYQRGGGAAVRLAVWVSGADAQLAADDMREHARTVLEEAGCKTAEAPRAGTAERTSVTQHA
- a CDS encoding formate/nitrite transporter family protein; amino-acid sequence: MTKDTTHREQQRDSTDRAASDDRPEKAGAESPHLDEGEKDQAAQHTAPHALMLHEIVREEGEAALERTVIALVWSSLAAGLSMGFSFLTTAVLQAGLPDTSWRHLVSSFGYTTGFVLVIMGRQQLFSESTLTVVLPVLTRRELDCFLKALRLWIVVLVCNVISSWLFAAMLRLPGVFEADVVDALDETARGAIGPVETFPTFMRAVFGGWLIALMVWLLPSARSARLLTVVLITWVVAVAKLSHIIAGSTEVAYAVLAGDASLADYFNRFLLPTLAGNVVGGMSLVALLNHAAIAPEIGGRN
- a CDS encoding esterase-like activity of phytase family protein, whose protein sequence is MLGAVASLAALAAAPAAHATVELIAIGKLDGNLLDKSKETAAPLENGAPGNLLGGLGSGIGYAGCHTFLAVPDRGPNAISYNKSIDDTASYINRFQTLRLHLKDAPKGSALPFTLAPKLIDTTLLHTSDRLVYGAGSAYNVPNGAPKLNRENHTNYFTGRSDNFDPTHLSTYPLDARFDPESIRIANDGDSVFISDEYGPYVYRFDRKSGRRIATYKLPDTFAVSTLAPVGDTEISVNTSGRVANKGMEGLAISPDGTTLFGAMQSPLIQDGGTNAQYTRIVKIDIRTGRTTQYAYPLTNIGSASKPKYPTISDVLAINDHELLVDERDGKGLGDDSTAVFKQINRIDLTGAQDVSQASGEKGLAPYAVKKTLFLDIVAALTGAGYNANDIPAKIEGIAFGPDVTVHGVKKHTLYVANDNDFIGTVTDTNHPAGIANPNQFFVFAIDAADLPDYVAQRLPGVSKNGRDHDHDDVCGRDDDDDHGHDHDGHGH